TTACTAATTTAGAAAATCAAATCAAAGCACAACAACAAAATGTAGCATTTTCTACTTACGATGAACAAGTGGCTGAAAATAATTTAGCTAAAGTAACTGACTTAAATCCAAAACATTACACACCTGAAACTTATGCTAAATTAACTGAAGAAGTGGCTAAACTTAAAGAAAAAATTAAACAAGGACAAGCTACACCGGCTGATTTTGTGGGAATAAATACTCAATTTACTGCAAATTATCAACAACTTCAAAAATCAGAGACCGGAATTGCTTATGACGCACTTCAAGAGCAATTAAAAGCAGCACAACAATTTGTCTTTGATAACGGTGATAAATTCCCGGATCAAGTCAAACAAGTTCAACAACAAATAGCACAACTTCAAGATGTTTTAAATAATAAAGACGCAGACATACAACAACTTCAAAACGCAACTAAACAAATTAAAACATCAACCGACAATGCAGTATCTCAAAAACAACAAGCATTAAATAACTTTAAACAATTAATTCAAAATCAAATCGCAAATAAAAATGATATTTATACACCCGAAAGTTATCAAGCATACTCAGATGCGATAAATAAAGCAAAGGTTAAATTAAATGCATCTGATACTTTAACTAATGAAGAGATTTTAGACTTACAAAATCAAATTCAACTTGCACAAAATCAATTAACTATCGCAAGCGATAAAGTAGAAGCTGCTAAAAGCAATGTTGAACCATTAGTAACACAGTTAGAATCACCAGAAATACAAAAACAATACCAAGAATTATTAAAAGCAGCTACAACTCCCGAAAAATTAGCTAAAGCAATTAATGATATTAATACCGCTATTAAGGATCAAAAAGTTGAGAAAGAAACTTTAAAAGATCAAGTTCAAAGAGATATTGATTCGATTAAAGATCCCGAGAAAAAAGCAGAATTACAAAAAGAATTTGATACGCTAAAAACATCAAATGCAACCAATGATAAATTCTCAGAATTCAGATCTCAAACATTAGCAGAATCACTTAAATCAATATTTAAATCACAACAATCAACAAATAATGCTGATGCTACTAAAGATAAACCTGAAAATCCAGAATCAAAACCTACAAATCCTACAAACCAACAACCTTCAAAATCAAAAAATACTGCAATTATTGTTATCTCAGTATTAATTGCTCTTGCGGTAATTGGTGGATTAATTGGTGCTTGATTTGCTGCTCGTTCAATCAAAAAGAAGAAAGCTAATAAATAAGTTACCAAATAAAAAGACATAGTAGATGCTATGTCTTTTTATTTAATTATTTAATTAAAGGTGTATATTTATTTCTCGATAAATTTATGTAAATATCGTGCCAGTCCAGATTCATTACATGGATATTCAGTTATTTCATCGGCTATTTCTTTTAATTCTGAAACTGAATTAGCCATTGCAACTAATTTACCAACTTTACCTTTTGCTGACGCGTCATTCATCGAATCACCAATATGCATTGCGTCAGTAGGATTAATACCTCAAAGTTGGCATAGTCTAACTTCTTCATCACCTTTAGAAATACCGATATTAGTTATCTCAATGATGTTATTGCTTCCACTTAATGAGACATTTAATTTTCCATCAAATTTTTCAGATCATTCATTAGCTAATTTTAAAATTTTCTTTTTTGATAAACTTCAAATTAAAGCTTTTAAAGGTTCAAAATTTGGATCATACTGTGAAAACTTTTTAGCAGTTTTCTTACCAAAACCCATAATTAAACGATAAAAACGATTTTTAGTATATGCATAATCTCTTGGATTTGAATTATAAACCACAAAACATTTATTACGCTTAATTTCAGTAAATAATTCATTTGCAATTTCTGCAGGTATTTTAGCAGAATGTGCTACTTCGCCGTTTATAACAGTTTGTGCACCATTTCAAGCAATATATGTATTAGACCCTAAAGATTGAACTATTTTTAAGGTTTTAGGATTTACACCACGACCGGTAGAAACAACTACAGGAATTGTTTTTTGAACCTTTTGAACTATATCTTTAGTGTATTCAGTTATTTCTTTTTGTCAAAATTTTTCGCCTGGACCATCAATCGTGGTGCCATCTAAGTCAATAAAAATTATTTTTGGTTTTTGCATTGATTTATTATACAAAATTTTTATGTTTTATGTTTTATAAAACATAAACACATACTTTTTTTCACAATTAAATACAAATTTGAATTAACTTAAAGATAATTTTTCTAAATCTTTAAAAGTGTTAAAATAGATTTATAAATTTTGAGTTTATTAGATTAATATTCAATTGCTTGATAACTGAATTTATTTGATTAACATTATGTTAGGATCTTATATATATATGTATATTTTCCACATTTGAACATTAAACAATGAGTCCTTTTATTTAACTCGTCAATCTAATTTTAACTCCATAAAAAAATAACTCCAAATAAAAAAATAAAAAAATTTAAAAAAGTTTTTAAAAAGTTAAAAAAATAACTTTAAGAATTTAAAAATAAAAAAAGAATAAAAAAATAAAAGTAGACTCGTAATTATGGGTTGTTATAATTATCTTGCTATCATTTATCATTGGATGGTAGCGCTAACTTTGAAAATTCATCCGAATATTACAAATTTTTAAAAACTCCAATCGTTTTATTATTTTTATTTTAGTAAGTAAGTGATTCGTACTTAAAGGTTTTACAATTCATAATTTCTTTCCATTGATTAAATCTAAGTAGCAAAATTACACCCGCATATTAAGTTATGTGGGTTTTTCTTTATTTAATAGCAATAAAAAGCCGCCTATAAATACACACAACCTCGTAATGAGTGATACATACATAAATAAGCAGCGGCCACTATAACTTTTTGAAAGGTTACAGGTCTAAACATAGTTGCACCCCTTTCTATATATTAATAACTCCGCAGCAAAATAAAAGAAGTAGAAAATAAAAAAGTTATTTAAAGACTGTTAGGGGGTGTTTAGGTGTTTAGATATATAAAAAATGCTCTCTATAAAAGAAAGCATCCACAGTGCCTCGCGAATTTACAAAATCGCTTAATCAAGTAAAGATGAGTTCGCACCAGTGATTTAGAGTAAATACTTAGATCTACTACAATATTATTATACCATAAATTAGGTGGGCTATCGTAGGTGTTTAAATGATGTGAATATATTAAAAGAAAGTAAAAGGGGGGTGGGTGTAGTGTTGGCTGTGAAATAGGGGGTGGTAGTTGGTGTATATAATATAGGGGGGAGTTGGTTGGTAGATGTGAGTGTAGATGTAATAAAATAAAAAAAGCTTTAAAAAGTTGTGAAATTTTCGTGTTAGGTAAGTATAGGGGGGATGATAAAAAAATAGGATTTTTCCTTTTCACCCCAACGCGCCCCCATTTGTGCAATTTTTTCAAATTTTGAAAATTAGACTTTTAAGGGGTTCAACTTTCTCCTTTTTTAAGGTCTTTTGAAACTCCATTTTTTGTGTTTTATAACAAAATGTGGTATGTTTCCACATTTCAAACCCCTAATTTAAGTGAAAAAATAGGGGGGTACAGGTGAAAAATTTAAGACATTAGGAACTCAAAAATAACTCGAGTCGATTCCAAAAAAACCCCCGTTTTTTCACTTGACCCCCCGTTTTTTTCACTTATAATTGACTTCATTTTTTATCATTTTTTCAAAAAGTTAATTTTTACTATTTTTTTATATATATTTATATACTTTTTATATTTATTAATATTAAATATATTCTTATATATAAAAATATAGAAAAATAAGGGATTTTAGGGGGATAATAGTAAAAAATGAAAAAGAATGAGTTTGCATCATTGAAAAATCTGGACCATCAAGATTTTAAACTTTTTATTTGGTTTATTTTTGGTTGCGAGTTAGAATTAGAGCGTATCTGCGTAAAAGGTCTCATCCTGTAAAAAGGAACTGATGACAAACAAAACAAATAAACACCAAAAAATAAAATTTATTGAAGCATTAAAACACGAACTTAAAACGATCAATCCCGACATTGATTTCAATGGTGTAATTGCTGAACTAACATTATCAGCCATTGAGAGTTTGTTTGATAAATTAGCTTCATTACTTTCATTACAACAGCAATGAGAACAAAAAATTAAACCCGAACGAGTTTCAAAATACAACCACGAAATTCAAACACTAACTGAAAGTATCAACCGAATAAAAAAACAACTAAGCATCGAGCAAAAAATACAAAACGAAAAACTTAAACAATTCAAAGAAAGTTCACCAAACATTGAGGATGCATTACTTTATTCGCATATCAAGCGATGAACCGATAGCGGCTTTCGCACTTTGTTAAGTTTGCAAAAGCGATTAGACAAATTGCAGGACGAACTTTGAAAGTTAAATCATTCAACCAACTTTTACAGCATCGCAAGTGATGGATCTTTAATTGATAAAAGTAATGAAACTAATAAAATTTTTGAAAATATACAAAACCACTTGCAAGGCAATTTTTATACAAGTATCGCTCGCGAGAAACTTAAAAAGCTTATAAGTCAAAGTCAAGGGGAAGACGACGATGAATTATTTTAAGCATTCTCTCTGAGAAAATGTTAATGAGTTTATTAAAAACATAGCAACCGAACAAATAGACGAGCCAACATCGTATGCGTTAAAGGTGTATCAAAATAAGATAGTCGCCTCTGAAATGGTGCGATTACAAGCCGCAAGGCATCTTTTGTTTTTATATCACCAATCAACCGACCCCGACTTTGGTTTTATCTATGATGCGAGTGCATATCAAAAGGTCGCAGACTTTGCGAAGCATATTATCATACCGGAAACAAAAAAGCCGTTTATCTTTACCGACTTTCGCGCATTTATCACGGGATTTGTTTTCGGATGACGATATAGAAACGACCCGAGTCGCAATATTACGACCGAAGTCTTTGACATCGAAGCGCGTAAGCAATGGAAAAGCAGTTTTTGAGCGATGATAGCATTAGCGACATCTTTAGGACTTTTAAAAGACGGAGCGGCCGAAGTATATTTTTGTGGGCCGCATAAAGAAAGCTCGAAAATACCTTACAAAATTGCGCTCGGTTACATTAAGACAAGCAAGAAAATTAAAAAACTTTTTGAGCGAGCTAATAGTGTAAGAATTATTAGCAAAAAGATGGGTGAAATTAAAGCGCTCCCTTTTGATAAAGCGGGATTGGAAGGGAAGAATCCATCCTTAGTTATCTTAACTGAGTATCATTTACATAAAGACGAAACGATGCAAGAAAGCGCGATGACATCTAAAAATTTAAGTAGGAAAAACCAATTAATAGTGTATGATACTACTAAGGGAGCAAATATTGAGTCGGTGTGTTTTCACCGCGAACGAGATTATAAGAATTTTTTAATTTCGCAAATTTTAAACCCTGAAAGCATTCATCCTAATTTTTCTGTGTTTTTGTTTTGTGCAGAATTAGATGAAGCAGATTGAGAAAATTGAAAAGATAGCAAATTATGGAAAAAGAGTAACCCGGGATTGGGTGTTACCGTTTCATTGCAAGACTTAGAAGCAGAAGCATCAAAAATTACCAACATAAGCGCCGAGGCTGAGTTTAAGATTAAGCGACTTGGGATTTGAGTTAATACAGGAATGGCCTACTTTTCATTCTCCGATATAATGGAGAGTCAAAAAGCAAACAAGGCCAAAGTGGAGGAATATCTACAACACCACAACCTGAAAGAATTAAATGCATTGATGGGAATCGACTTATCAAGCACGAGCGATACAACGGCTATATGTTTGAACTGAGAAATCCCGCAAGCAGATGGTGAAAGTATTTACCTTTTTAAAATTCACTCCTTTATACCATCGGATTCAATCGCTAAGAAAGAAATAAGCGATAAAGCACGATACCGGCAATGATTGCAGCAGGGACTACTCACAGCATCGCAAGGGAAAGTGATTGATTATTCGTTGGTAGTTGATAAAATAAGAGAATGAAAAAATTTATACAATATTAAGAAATTATTATACGACCGATGACGATTTTTTGCAGTTAAAGACAACATCTTAAAAAATGAAGTTTTTAGTGACGAACAAGTCCAGGACGTAAAGCAGGGAGTATATTTAAATCCCGCCTTTCAACAGTTTGAGATTAAGTTAAGAAATAAAAAAATTTATATATTAGATGACAACGAATTAGTGTTTTCACATATTTTAAATGTAGAGGTGCAACATTCTAAAAATAGTACCGAGACTTTTTTAATTAAAAAACTATCAACCAATTCGCGCATCGATGCATTTATTGCGATGCTTAATACCATAAGTTGAAGACATAATATAACAGATAAAACGACGGAAGCATTTTTTGATTTAATATCTTAAAAGGATGAAATAGTTAGCTAAGGAGTTATCTTTGGCGTCTATTTTTAAGAATTTAAAGAATTTATTTACACCAAAACGCATCAACGATATACCGGAAATAGGGTATCGTAATTTTTCTATATCTTTGAGCGACCCTATTGTTGCTAAAACTATCAAAACATTAACTCCGGCCGAGTTTCTAACCTTTGGAC
The Mycoplasmopsis mustelae DNA segment above includes these coding regions:
- a CDS encoding GumC domain-containing protein, whose translation is TNLENQIKAQQQNVAFSTYDEQVAENNLAKVTDLNPKHYTPETYAKLTEEVAKLKEKIKQGQATPADFVGINTQFTANYQQLQKSETGIAYDALQEQLKAAQQFVFDNGDKFPDQVKQVQQQIAQLQDVLNNKDADIQQLQNATKQIKTSTDNAVSQKQQALNNFKQLIQNQIANKNDIYTPESYQAYSDAINKAKVKLNASDTLTNEEILDLQNQIQLAQNQLTIASDKVEAAKSNVEPLVTQLESPEIQKQYQELLKAATTPEKLAKAINDINTAIKDQKVEKETLKDQVQRDIDSIKDPEKKAELQKEFDTLKTSNATNDKFSEFRSQTLAESLKSIFKSQQSTNNADATKDKPENPESKPTNPTNQQPSKSKNTAIIVISVLIALAVIGGLIGAWFAARSIKKKKANK
- a CDS encoding terminase TerL endonuclease subunit, whose protein sequence is MNYFKHSLWENVNEFIKNIATEQIDEPTSYALKVYQNKIVASEMVRLQAARHLLFLYHQSTDPDFGFIYDASAYQKVADFAKHIIIPETKKPFIFTDFRAFITGFVFGWRYRNDPSRNITTEVFDIEARKQWKSSFWAMIALATSLGLLKDGAAEVYFCGPHKESSKIPYKIALGYIKTSKKIKKLFERANSVRIISKKMGEIKALPFDKAGLEGKNPSLVILTEYHLHKDETMQESAMTSKNLSRKNQLIVYDTTKGANIESVCFHRERDYKNFLISQILNPESIHPNFSVFLFCAELDEADWENWKDSKLWKKSNPGLGVTVSLQDLEAEASKITNISAEAEFKIKRLGIWVNTGMAYFSFSDIMESQKANKAKVEEYLQHHNLKELNALMGIDLSSTSDTTAICLNWEIPQADGESIYLFKIHSFIPSDSIAKKEISDKARYRQWLQQGLLTASQGKVIDYSLVVDKIREWKNLYNIKKLLYDRWRFFAVKDNILKNEVFSDEQVQDVKQGVYLNPAFQQFEIKLRNKKIYILDDNELVFSHILNVEVQHSKNSTETFLIKKLSTNSRIDAFIAMLNTISWRHNITDKTTEAFFDLIS
- a CDS encoding Cof-type HAD-IIB family hydrolase, with the protein product MQKPKIIFIDLDGTTIDGPGEKFWQKEITEYTKDIVQKVQKTIPVVVSTGRGVNPKTLKIVQSLGSNTYIAWNGAQTVINGEVAHSAKIPAEIANELFTEIKRNKCFVVYNSNPRDYAYTKNRFYRLIMGFGKKTAKKFSQYDPNFEPLKALIWSLSKKKILKLANEWSEKFDGKLNVSLSGSNNIIEITNIGISKGDEEVRLCQLWGINPTDAMHIGDSMNDASAKGKVGKLVAMANSVSELKEIADEITEYPCNESGLARYLHKFIEK